A region of Desulfolithobacter dissulfuricans DNA encodes the following proteins:
- a CDS encoding FAD-dependent oxidoreductase has product MSEVKKVLIIGGVAAGPKAACHLKRVKPGWEVTVVDQDSLISYGGCGIPYYVCGDVSDESELRSTSFHMIRDEKFFADAKGVTVLTRTRALSINREEKKVLVENLDTGEQSELPYDKLMLATGARPVVLPVPGTDLDGVFTISDLHKAIEIKKRIARGMVEKAVVIGGGAIGVEMAEALTDLWGVQTSLVEFMPQLLPRIVDWEFAAMLKTHLEEKEVAVYTGEGATELIGNGDGHVVAVKTPERTLEADLVIMAAGVRPRSELAREAGLAVAPWGGIVVNRRLQTTDPDIYAAGDCIATTNLITGKETYAPLGSLANREGRIVGDNMAGIPSTFDGVVGSFIMKAFDRCIAATGLTYEAALAEGFEADYALTAPSDRAHFFPGEAIVVYQMVFDKRTRKVLGLQGFGMMNDSISARIDTAAALISKGATIEDFITVEMAYAPPFSAAVDSINAAAFVADNICAGRLRKVSMRRFLAWMEDFSREPDWAALDIRHPLEATPFVEKFGAERWVAVPYAEVRKRYHEIPDDKTLIILCDAGTRSFEVQVFLDHLGKTNTMVLSGGFNVIRRIGVDWIPQQ; this is encoded by the coding sequence TGTCTGTGGTGATGTCTCCGACGAATCCGAACTCCGTTCCACCTCGTTTCACATGATCCGGGATGAGAAGTTCTTTGCCGATGCCAAGGGGGTCACGGTACTGACCCGGACCCGGGCCCTGTCCATCAACAGAGAGGAAAAAAAGGTACTGGTGGAAAATCTGGACACCGGCGAGCAGAGTGAGCTGCCCTATGACAAGCTCATGCTGGCCACCGGCGCCCGACCGGTGGTCCTGCCCGTTCCCGGCACGGATCTGGACGGGGTCTTCACCATCTCTGATCTCCACAAGGCCATCGAGATCAAGAAAAGGATCGCCCGGGGCATGGTGGAAAAAGCCGTGGTTATCGGCGGTGGTGCCATCGGCGTGGAGATGGCCGAGGCCCTGACCGACCTCTGGGGGGTACAGACTTCTCTGGTGGAGTTCATGCCTCAGCTGCTGCCGCGGATCGTGGACTGGGAGTTCGCCGCCATGCTCAAAACCCATCTGGAAGAGAAGGAAGTGGCGGTCTATACCGGCGAGGGTGCAACTGAGCTGATCGGCAACGGGGATGGGCACGTGGTGGCGGTCAAGACGCCGGAGCGGACCCTGGAGGCTGATCTTGTGATCATGGCCGCCGGCGTGCGGCCGCGCAGCGAGCTGGCCAGGGAGGCCGGCCTTGCTGTGGCCCCCTGGGGCGGTATCGTGGTCAACCGCAGGCTGCAGACCACGGATCCCGATATCTATGCCGCCGGTGACTGCATCGCCACCACCAACCTGATCACCGGCAAGGAGACCTATGCGCCGCTGGGTTCGCTGGCCAACCGGGAGGGGCGCATTGTCGGCGACAACATGGCCGGCATCCCGTCCACCTTTGACGGGGTGGTCGGCTCCTTCATCATGAAGGCCTTTGATCGGTGTATCGCCGCCACCGGCCTGACCTACGAGGCTGCCCTGGCCGAGGGGTTCGAGGCGGATTATGCCCTCACCGCCCCCTCGGACCGGGCCCATTTCTTTCCCGGCGAGGCCATTGTCGTCTACCAGATGGTTTTTGATAAACGGACCAGGAAGGTCCTGGGGCTGCAGGGATTCGGGATGATGAACGATTCCATTTCCGCCCGGATCGACACCGCGGCTGCCCTCATCAGCAAGGGGGCGACCATTGAGGACTTTATCACCGTGGAAATGGCCTATGCGCCGCCTTTTTCCGCCGCTGTCGATTCAATTAATGCGGCGGCCTTTGTGGCCGATAATATCTGTGCCGGCCGGCTCAGGAAGGTGTCCATGCGCCGTTTCCTGGCCTGGATGGAGGACTTCTCCCGGGAACCGGACTGGGCGGCCCTGGACATCCGCCATCCGCTGGAAGCCACGCCCTTTGTGGAGAAATTTGGCGCCGAGCGGTGGGTGGCGGTGCCCTATGCCGAGGTCCGGAAACGGTACCACGAGATTCCCGACGACAAGACCCTGATCATCCTCTGCGACGCCGGTACCAGGTCCTTTGAGGTACAAGTCTTCCTTGACCATCTTGGAAAAACGAATACCATGGTACTAAGCGGTGGTTTTAACGTGATCCGCCGCATCGGGGTGGACTGGATTCCGCAGCAGTAG